A window of the Planococcus citri chromosome 4, ihPlaCitr1.1, whole genome shotgun sequence genome harbors these coding sequences:
- the LOC135843335 gene encoding chorion peroxidase-like isoform X1, producing the protein MFAPSWFIVVFALVQCLNAQQISQMCNSCAPVQPGQPFVLNAQPVDQQNIGDQCFNQPIQCDQNYPYRYLDGKCNNLKHLQWGMTNHTIIRLLPAAYSTNQNDPGGTPRTSVVDGSPLQSTRVISNDFFTDHHFPSKQYTLAFMVMSQLFTHDVLSLRLRNPPLTGCCQNGGTARVPKNNWDPGCLAIDIPSGDRYYSQFNILCSQVARAAFASDFNCKLPEVEQAISVTSYFDGSVVYGASAEIGKLLRSMQDGKLRTETSDDGRIFLPHTDQANTFCFVETNKAGCFQGSDFRANQHAQLAVIQVILLRIHNKICDELKKMNAQSPEWQKDEKLYQEAKKILTAMLQNTIYGRFSEILFGPECSRSYGFTEPDNQGYSGGYDPELNAGTTAEFEHVAFRSFHSLVEGNLKLYDDDRKEVGTFLFSDWFNNPTFVKQPGNLDKILIGMATQAMEGFDRFYTTSITQEFFKQFNQGKFGSDLAAIDVERGRDCGVPPYICYATLAGWPVVNNFDDLTDRMEPKMIDRLKKAYKTVADVDAIVGAILEKPFGDSMVGKTLHYVMAEQFRRYKFGDSFFYTFEGRGQFTPGQLAALRKTTLSLIFCWGSDGIKHMQRDAYTLPGQEPMLECSQIINDFMKDLWANWQEKPTQLPTQSHPYTEAHISL; encoded by the exons ATGTTCGCTCCAAGTTGGTTCATCGTTGTATTTGCGCTAGTACAA tgtttaaaTGCTCAACAAATATCACAAATGTGCAATTCATGCGCACCAGTGCAAC CGGGGCAACCTTTCGTACTGAATGCTCAACCAGTAGACCAGCAGAATATAGGCGATCAATGTTTCAACCAACCGATTCAATGTGATCAAAATTACCCATATAGATATCTGGATGGTAAATGCAACAATTTGAAGCATTTACAATGGGGTATGACCAATCACACCATAATAAGATTGCTACCAGCTGCCTATTCTACAAACCaga ACGATCCTGGTGGTACTCCGAGAACCTCTGTAGTCGATGGTTCACCTTTACAAAGCACCAGGGTTATTTCAAACGATTTCTTTACCGATCATCATTTCCCTAGCAAGCAGTATACTCTGGCCTTCATGGTGATGAGTCAATTGTTCACTCACGACGTCTTATCGCTGAGATTGAGGAATCCTC CATTGACTGGTTGTTGCCAAAATGGTGGAACCGCCAGAGTACCTAAAAATAACTGGGATCCGGGATGTTTAGCGATAGATATACCATCAGGGGATCGATATTATTCGCAGTTCAATATCCTCTGCAGTCAAGTTGCACGAGCTGCATTCGCATCTGACTTTAATTGTAAACTGCCAGAAGTTGAACAG GCAATCAGTGTAACTTCGTATTTCGATGGTTCTGTCGTTTATGGAGCTTCGGCAGAGATAGGAAAATTATTGAGGTCGATGCAAGACGGTAAATTACGAACTGAAACATCAGACGATGGTCGAATATTTTTACCCCATACTGATCAAGCAAATACTTTCTGCTTCGTGGAAACCAATAAAGCTGGATGTTTCCAAGGCT CTGACTTTCGAGCAAATCAGCATGCTCAATTGGCAGTAATACAGGTCATACTGTTGAGAATACATAATAAAATATGCgacgaactgaaaaaaatgaatgcacaAAGTCCCGAATggcaaaaagacgaaaaattgTATCAAGAAGCAAAGAAAATTCTAACAGCCATGTTGCAAAATACGATATATGGAAGATTTAGCGAAATTTTATTCG GGCCGGAATGTTCCAGATCTTACGGATTCACCGAACCTGATAATCAAGGATATTCTGGAGGTTATGATCCTGAACTGAATGCAGGAACAACAGCTGAATTTGAACACGTTGCATTCAGATCTTTCCACAGTTTGGTGGAGGGAAATTTGAA GCTTTACGATGACGACAGAAAAGAAGTTGGCACATTCCTCTTCAGTGACTGGTTCAACAATCCTACTTTCGTAAAACAACCTGGTAACCTGGATAAAATATTAATCGGTATGGCTACTCAAGCAATGGAGGGTTTTGATCGATTTTACACCACATCG atCACGCAAGAATTCTTCAAACAATTCAACCAAGGTAAATTTGGCTCAGATTTGGCAGCAATAGACGTCGAAAGAGGAAGGGATTGCGGTGTACCTCCCTACATATGCTACGCTACCTTGGCTGGATGGCCAGTAGTCAATAATTTCGACGACTTAACCGATCGAATGGAACCTAAA ATGATCGATCGTCtgaaaaaagcttacaaaacAGTCGCTGACGTAGATGCCATTGTAGGTGCCATTTTAGAAAAACCCTTTGGAGATTCGATGGTTGGCAAAACACTGCATTACGTTATGGCAGAACAATTCAGAAGATATAAATTCGGCGATTCCTTCTTTTATACTTTTGAAGGAAGAGGGCAATTCACACCAG GACAACTGGCAGCACTCAGGAAAACAACTTTGTCACTTATATTCTGCTGGGGAAGTGATGGAATTAAGCACATGCAGAGGGACGCCTACACCTTACCTGGGCAAGA aCCAATGCTGGAATGCAGTCAAATTATAAACGATTTCATGAAAGACTTGTGGGCAAACTGGCAAGAAAAACCAACCCA ACTACCAACGCAGTCTCATCCTTATACAGAAGCACATATATCGTTATAA
- the LOC135843335 gene encoding chorion peroxidase-like isoform X2: MFAPSWFIVVFALVQCLNAQQISQMCNSCAPVQPGQPFVLNAQPVDQQNIGDQCFNQPIQCDQNYPYRYLDGKCNNLKHLQWGMTNHTIIRLLPAAYSTNQNDPGGTPRTSVVDGSPLQSTRVISNDFFTDHHFPSKQYTLAFMVMSQLFTHDVLSLRLRNPPLTGCCQNGGTARVPKNNWDPGCLAIDIPSGDRYYSQFNILCSQVARAAFASDFNCKLPEVEQAISVTSYFDGSVVYGASAEIGKLLRSMQDGKLRTETSDDGRIFLPHTDQANTFCFVETNKAGCFQGSDFRANQHAQLAVIQVILLRIHNKICDELKKMNAQSPEWQKDEKLYQEAKKILTAMLQNTIYGRFSEILFGPECSRSYGFTEPDNQGYSGGYDPELNAGTTAEFEHVAFRSFHSLVEGNLKLYDDDRKEVGTFLFSDWFNNPTFVKQPGNLDKILIGMATQAMEGFDRFYTTSITQEFFKQFNQGKFGSDLAAIDVERGRDCGVPPYICYATLAGWPVVNNFDDLTDRMEPKMIDRLKKAYKTVADVDAIVGAILEKPFGDSMVGKTLHYVMAEQFRRYKFGDSFFYTFEGRGQFTPGQLAALRKTTLSLIFCWGSDGIKHMQRDAYTLPGQEPMLECSQIINDFMKDLWANWQEKPTHFG; this comes from the exons ATGTTCGCTCCAAGTTGGTTCATCGTTGTATTTGCGCTAGTACAA tgtttaaaTGCTCAACAAATATCACAAATGTGCAATTCATGCGCACCAGTGCAAC CGGGGCAACCTTTCGTACTGAATGCTCAACCAGTAGACCAGCAGAATATAGGCGATCAATGTTTCAACCAACCGATTCAATGTGATCAAAATTACCCATATAGATATCTGGATGGTAAATGCAACAATTTGAAGCATTTACAATGGGGTATGACCAATCACACCATAATAAGATTGCTACCAGCTGCCTATTCTACAAACCaga ACGATCCTGGTGGTACTCCGAGAACCTCTGTAGTCGATGGTTCACCTTTACAAAGCACCAGGGTTATTTCAAACGATTTCTTTACCGATCATCATTTCCCTAGCAAGCAGTATACTCTGGCCTTCATGGTGATGAGTCAATTGTTCACTCACGACGTCTTATCGCTGAGATTGAGGAATCCTC CATTGACTGGTTGTTGCCAAAATGGTGGAACCGCCAGAGTACCTAAAAATAACTGGGATCCGGGATGTTTAGCGATAGATATACCATCAGGGGATCGATATTATTCGCAGTTCAATATCCTCTGCAGTCAAGTTGCACGAGCTGCATTCGCATCTGACTTTAATTGTAAACTGCCAGAAGTTGAACAG GCAATCAGTGTAACTTCGTATTTCGATGGTTCTGTCGTTTATGGAGCTTCGGCAGAGATAGGAAAATTATTGAGGTCGATGCAAGACGGTAAATTACGAACTGAAACATCAGACGATGGTCGAATATTTTTACCCCATACTGATCAAGCAAATACTTTCTGCTTCGTGGAAACCAATAAAGCTGGATGTTTCCAAGGCT CTGACTTTCGAGCAAATCAGCATGCTCAATTGGCAGTAATACAGGTCATACTGTTGAGAATACATAATAAAATATGCgacgaactgaaaaaaatgaatgcacaAAGTCCCGAATggcaaaaagacgaaaaattgTATCAAGAAGCAAAGAAAATTCTAACAGCCATGTTGCAAAATACGATATATGGAAGATTTAGCGAAATTTTATTCG GGCCGGAATGTTCCAGATCTTACGGATTCACCGAACCTGATAATCAAGGATATTCTGGAGGTTATGATCCTGAACTGAATGCAGGAACAACAGCTGAATTTGAACACGTTGCATTCAGATCTTTCCACAGTTTGGTGGAGGGAAATTTGAA GCTTTACGATGACGACAGAAAAGAAGTTGGCACATTCCTCTTCAGTGACTGGTTCAACAATCCTACTTTCGTAAAACAACCTGGTAACCTGGATAAAATATTAATCGGTATGGCTACTCAAGCAATGGAGGGTTTTGATCGATTTTACACCACATCG atCACGCAAGAATTCTTCAAACAATTCAACCAAGGTAAATTTGGCTCAGATTTGGCAGCAATAGACGTCGAAAGAGGAAGGGATTGCGGTGTACCTCCCTACATATGCTACGCTACCTTGGCTGGATGGCCAGTAGTCAATAATTTCGACGACTTAACCGATCGAATGGAACCTAAA ATGATCGATCGTCtgaaaaaagcttacaaaacAGTCGCTGACGTAGATGCCATTGTAGGTGCCATTTTAGAAAAACCCTTTGGAGATTCGATGGTTGGCAAAACACTGCATTACGTTATGGCAGAACAATTCAGAAGATATAAATTCGGCGATTCCTTCTTTTATACTTTTGAAGGAAGAGGGCAATTCACACCAG GACAACTGGCAGCACTCAGGAAAACAACTTTGTCACTTATATTCTGCTGGGGAAGTGATGGAATTAAGCACATGCAGAGGGACGCCTACACCTTACCTGGGCAAGA aCCAATGCTGGAATGCAGTCAAATTATAAACGATTTCATGAAAGACTTGTGGGCAAACTGGCAAGAAAAACCAACCCA Ctttgggtaa